The region CCGGCAGCCGCAAATGGGGCCGGCCCTATCTGAACCGCAAGTTCTTCTCGCTGATCAACGAGCGACTGGCAGACCGCACGCTTCTGGTGCTGGCCAAGCGCAACGGACGCTACATCGCCGGTGCGCTCAACTTCATCGGTTCGGAGACGCTTTTCGGCCGTCACTGGGGCTGCACCGAGCATCATCCGTTTCTGCATTTCGAGCTGTGCTACTACCAGGCCATCGACTTCGCCATTGCAAGGGGCTTGAAGCGCGTGGAGGCCGGGGCCCAGGGCGCTCACAAGCTTGCCCGGGGATATTTGCCCACGACCACCTATTCCGCCCACTGGATCGCCCATGAAGGCCTGCACGATGCCGTGGCGGATTTTCTCGAACACGAGCGTATTGCCGTCGAGCGCGAGAACGAGGCCCTTGCCGAACACGCCCCTTTCAAGAAGGGCGGCTAACTCGTCGAGCTAATCCAGGCTACGGCCCGCTATAGGACCAGGCGCATCTCGAATTGCTTGAGAAGCTCTTCCGCCCCTGCCCCGCCCAGAAAGGCGTTGAGACCTTCCGCCGCCTCATCGACATTCACAAAGTTCAGTTGCTCCCCTCGCGTTCGTGTGGCGAGCTCGCTCAGCAGGGCTTTTCCGAGGCCGCGCCGGCGATGGTCGCGGTGCACCGCAAGCTGGGCAACCGCGCCATCCTCGAAAGCCGCCGCCCAGCCCAGAAGCCGGCCATTGTGCCGCGCGCCGACCAGATGCACGTCAGGGCTCAAGGCGATCATTGCAGAGCGGCTGTTTTGCGGAGTGGGTTCGGTATCGAAATAGGCGCCTTCGTCTGCGGGAAGCTCGTCTATTTCCAGCATTCCGATCGACCATCGACCTGAATTCGCCTCCTGCAGGGCGGCCTTCTGCAATTTGTAGACGCGCAAAGTGCGATGGCGCTGAAATTCCAACTTCTCATAAGCGCTGACGGCCTTGGCATTGGTCGTGATCACTTCCAATTGCAGCCCGCTCGCCGCCTCCGCACGCTGGACATCCAGAACCGCTTCCAGGAGCCCGCGCGACAAACCTTTCCGGCGGTGCGCCGGATCTGTGCCGACCGACAGGGTGTAAGCCCTGCTGCCATACCGCCGGTCCGGTGGACTTGAAAACCAGAACGCAGCCACACGTCCGTCCTTCAGAGCCACAAAGGAGTGCCGCGCCGAAAACCCGCGCTGACGCTGAAACTGCGAAAACCGGCTTTCGCTCATGTGCATGGGAACGAGATAGTCGGAGAACGCGGTGTTCATGGCCGCGCACAAGTCCTGCGGGCTCACGCCCCGGCAATCCGTGATCCGATAGCTCATAATCAGCAGTGGTGTTGGGGATCCTTGCCGGACCCGATTTCAGGGCAGGAGCCGGGCGCGGCAAGCGGCGCCCGGTCTGGGAGTCTGCGCAGGCCAGATCGCAATGCGGCGCCTGTCAGTAGGTGTCGGCCACGTCGTACATGACCGGTTCGAAGCTCTTGCACAGCGCGCTGATGCGCCGGTTGCGCTCGCGCATCTCTGCTGAACGCAACATCGCCAGGAAATCCTCGCGCTTGCGCCATTGCGAGTAGTTGGCGATGCGGGTCTGCGCGTCATTCACGTGGAGACCGGCTCCGATGAAGCCCGGCTGGTGCTGAATGAAATTCTCGTAGGCGTCCTTGAGTTCTTCCAGCAGGTCGAAACATGTTCCCGGTGTCATTTCGAAGGTGGTGATGACTGTCTGACAATCGGCGTCACTGGAAATTTCGGGCATGGCTCTCCTCCTCTGCCGCATGCCGGGAGGCTGGCACGTTTTTTCGGCTCCGGCAACATGGCACGGAACCTGTCCGGATTGAATTGCATTGCGCCGGCCCACGCGCCGTCCTTAAACTTGCAGACAGATCCAGGCTCGGGAACGTTCCATGACGTCGTCTTCCTACTACTTCCCCCAGGGCGGGCACCCGCCGCAAACACAGCTGCTGACGGACCGCGCGGTCTTCACCGAGGCCTATGCGGTGATCCCGAAAGGATCGATGCGCGACATCGTCACCAGCTATCTGCCGTTCTGGGAGAGAACCCGGCTCTGGGTCCTATCGCGGCCCCTCTCCGGATTTGCGGAAACCTTCTCCCAATACATCATGGAAGTGCAGCCGGGCGGCGGCAGTCAGAAGCCGGAGACCGACGTTCAGGCCGAGGGGGTCCTGTTCGTGGTTGATGGCAGCCTGACCCTGGTGATCGAAGGCGATCTTCATCTGTTGGAGGAAGGCGGATATGCCTACCTGCCCGCCGGCTGCCGCTGGACCTTGAAGAACGAAAGCAGCGGGCCTGTGCGGTTTCACTGGATCCGCAAAGCCTATGAAGCCGTGGAGGGCCTTTCCAGGCCACCGGCTTTCGTAACCAACGAAAACGAGATTACCCCGGTCGCCATGCCGGGCACGGACGGCAAATGGGCCACCACGCGCTTCGTGGATCCTGACGACCTGCGTCACGACATGCACGTGACCATCGTCACGTTCGAACCCGGTGCCGTCATTCCCTTCGCCGAAACACATGTGATGGAGCACGGGCTCTATGTGCTGGAGGGCAAGGCCGTCTACAGGCTCAACCAGGACTGGGTGGAGGTGGAAGCCGGAGACTACATGTGGCTGCGCGCCTTTTGTCCGCAGGCCTGCTACGCCGGCGGACCGGGAAGATTCCGCTATCTGCTGTACAAGGACGTCAACCGTCATATGAAACTGGGCCAGGTCTGACGCCTCCCCACGACTTCAGAAATTGAGTCCGGCATCATCGCTATCTCATTGGGATTAAAGACGGAGAAGGCTCGGTCAACCGTCCGATCGTCCTCCCGGACGCAGCAAAGCGGAGATCCGGGACCGGTGAGCCGAAGCCTATCGGGTGGAAGGAAAAGGCACGTGGCTCTCCTATCCCGGCTCGCGCTACGCTTGGCCGGGATAAAGCTAGAAGAGCATGGGCATTGCCGATAACCGGAGAAGGCGGCCCGGGGCCACCTCTCCTCTTCAGATCAGAACCGGCTCATTCAGCCGGCGCGGGCGAGGCGCCTGCCGGCAGGTCGGCCGGCAATTCCACCGTTGCCTTGCTCTTCCTCGGCGGGCGGACCCGGAAGAACAGGGCGTAAAGGACCGGTGCGGCGATCAGGGTCAGGACGGTGGCGAATGCCAGCCCTCCCATGATCGTAACCGCCATGCCCCGGAAAAATGCATCCGGCAGAAGCGGCGCCATGCCGAGGATGGTGGTGATTGCAGCCAGCATCACGGGCCGCATACGCGAGACGCATGCCTCGACAATCGCGTCGTACTTCTCCCTGCCCTCGCGGATGAGAAGATCTATCTCTTCCAGAAGCACGATGGCG is a window of Roseibium salinum DNA encoding:
- a CDS encoding GNAT family N-acetyltransferase, which codes for MSPQDLCAAMNTAFSDYLVPMHMSESRFSQFQRQRGFSARHSFVALKDGRVAAFWFSSPPDRRYGSRAYTLSVGTDPAHRRKGLSRGLLEAVLDVQRAEAASGLQLEVITTNAKAVSAYEKLEFQRHRTLRVYKLQKAALQEANSGRWSIGMLEIDELPADEGAYFDTEPTPQNSRSAMIALSPDVHLVGARHNGRLLGWAAAFEDGAVAQLAVHRDHRRRGLGKALLSELATRTRGEQLNFVNVDEAAEGLNAFLGGAGAEELLKQFEMRLVL
- a CDS encoding antibiotic biosynthesis monooxygenase family protein, which produces MPEISSDADCQTVITTFEMTPGTCFDLLEELKDAYENFIQHQPGFIGAGLHVNDAQTRIANYSQWRKREDFLAMLRSAEMRERNRRISALCKSFEPVMYDVADTY
- a CDS encoding bifunctional allantoicase/(S)-ureidoglycine aminohydrolase, with protein sequence MTSSSYYFPQGGHPPQTQLLTDRAVFTEAYAVIPKGSMRDIVTSYLPFWERTRLWVLSRPLSGFAETFSQYIMEVQPGGGSQKPETDVQAEGVLFVVDGSLTLVIEGDLHLLEEGGYAYLPAGCRWTLKNESSGPVRFHWIRKAYEAVEGLSRPPAFVTNENEITPVAMPGTDGKWATTRFVDPDDLRHDMHVTIVTFEPGAVIPFAETHVMEHGLYVLEGKAVYRLNQDWVEVEAGDYMWLRAFCPQACYAGGPGRFRYLLYKDVNRHMKLGQV